A section of the Acidimicrobiales bacterium genome encodes:
- a CDS encoding terminase large subunit yields MKRGPKAPVRLDPLPGLDDLPPAGGDRVAAFAERYLTVPRGHGVGEPLVLRSWQHRIACQLFDAPRPWTAVLSLPRAQGKSTLAAVLALAEAHAGPPSAEVLCVAASGERQAAIVLGQAARMTAASPELADRTQVYRDRLVVPGTDAQVLTLPSDPAAVEGYDPSLVVVDELGHVREDVWESLVGYAGKRPASLVVAISTPASSEDSLMWRLVKARREAPDALHRLVEYAAPDGCDVADEAAWEAAMPALDDFCSRSAVRSKLTTLRPEAFRRYCLGQWTTAADDVWLPFGAWEACADPERTVPPGTPVVLGFDGSASGDSTAAVGCTLGDDDTPPHVFLVGLWENPGDRGWRVDRSLVDAAVERAFATWDVRELACDPWGWRDSIARWAARWPGRVVEWPTSVGSRMGPATDRMYQAVLDRTVSHAGNADLARHVNNCRARSTPVGDLVHKQAKSSPLKIDAAVAAIVAHDRAAWHRSRPRRSGRVHVFR; encoded by the coding sequence GTGAAGCGCGGCCCCAAGGCCCCCGTCCGGCTCGACCCCCTCCCCGGCCTGGACGACCTCCCGCCGGCCGGCGGCGACCGCGTCGCCGCCTTCGCCGAGCGGTACCTCACCGTCCCCCGCGGCCACGGCGTCGGCGAGCCGCTGGTCCTCCGGTCCTGGCAGCACCGCATCGCCTGCCAGCTGTTCGACGCCCCCCGGCCGTGGACCGCCGTGCTCTCCCTGCCCCGCGCCCAGGGCAAGTCCACCCTGGCCGCCGTCCTCGCCCTCGCTGAGGCCCACGCCGGCCCGCCCTCGGCCGAGGTCCTGTGCGTGGCCGCCTCCGGCGAGCGCCAGGCCGCCATTGTCCTCGGCCAGGCCGCCCGCATGACGGCCGCCTCCCCCGAGCTGGCCGACCGGACCCAGGTCTACCGGGACCGCCTCGTCGTCCCCGGCACAGACGCGCAGGTGCTCACGCTCCCCTCGGACCCCGCCGCCGTGGAGGGCTACGACCCGAGTCTGGTAGTGGTCGATGAACTCGGGCACGTCCGGGAGGACGTGTGGGAGTCACTGGTCGGCTACGCCGGCAAGCGGCCCGCCTCCCTGGTGGTCGCCATCTCCACGCCGGCCAGCTCCGAGGACTCCCTCATGTGGCGGCTAGTCAAGGCCCGCCGCGAGGCCCCCGACGCCCTCCACCGGCTGGTCGAGTACGCCGCCCCCGACGGGTGCGACGTGGCCGACGAGGCCGCCTGGGAGGCCGCCATGCCGGCCCTGGACGATTTCTGCTCGCGCTCCGCTGTACGGTCGAAGCTCACCACGCTCCGGCCTGAGGCGTTCCGCCGGTACTGCCTCGGCCAGTGGACGACGGCCGCCGACGACGTGTGGCTGCCGTTCGGCGCCTGGGAGGCGTGCGCCGACCCCGAGCGCACCGTCCCGCCCGGCACGCCGGTCGTCCTCGGCTTCGACGGGTCGGCGAGCGGGGATAGCACGGCGGCCGTCGGGTGCACGCTCGGCGACGACGACACGCCGCCCCACGTGTTCCTCGTCGGCCTGTGGGAGAACCCGGGCGACCGGGGCTGGCGAGTGGACCGGAGCCTGGTCGACGCCGCCGTGGAGCGGGCCTTCGCCACCTGGGACGTGCGCGAGCTGGCCTGCGACCCGTGGGGCTGGCGCGACTCCATCGCCCGCTGGGCGGCCCGGTGGCCGGGCCGGGTGGTCGAGTGGCCGACGAGCGTCGGCAGCCGCATGGGGCCGGCGACCGACCGCATGTACCAGGCCGTTCTGGACCGGACGGTCAGCCACGCCGGCAACGCCGACCTGGCGCGCCACGTCAACAACTGCCGGGCTCGGTCCACGCCGGTGGGCGACCTCGTCCACAAGCAGGCCAAGTCCTCGCCGCTCAAGATCGACGCCGCCGTTGCGGCCATCGTCGCCCACGACAGGGCCGCCTGGCACCGGAGCCGGCCCCGCCGCTCGGGGCGGGTCCACGTGTTCCGTTGA
- a CDS encoding phage major capsid protein, translating to MPSSFNTPGAGAELVREAVAGLLIEPLMAESIILRSGPRLFTASGGVPIRVPKLVEFPIGVGTGASATYWVGESEPIGQAEATFSELVLLPSSLRSIKVIHRVSAELARHAVIDVVNVLRSALVRRIALALDSVFIAGTGDNDTPLGILNTPGTQSEDYGAGGPTVDDLIDARALAMAANAEPNVWFVHPDDFTTLAKQREDSGAGPGTGQYLLQPDPTEAATMRLLGIPARVSTQVPAGQLVLADMRQVAVARDVDASVAILRETFATTDEVGIRVVSRWDVGLLNPEGVVVLQPAA from the coding sequence GTGCCCTCGTCCTTCAACACCCCCGGCGCCGGAGCTGAACTCGTTCGTGAGGCCGTGGCCGGGCTCTTGATCGAGCCCCTCATGGCCGAGAGCATCATCCTGCGCTCCGGCCCACGACTGTTCACGGCCTCGGGTGGCGTCCCGATCCGCGTCCCCAAGCTGGTCGAGTTTCCGATCGGCGTCGGCACCGGCGCCTCGGCCACGTATTGGGTTGGCGAGTCGGAACCGATCGGCCAGGCGGAGGCCACGTTCTCGGAGCTGGTGCTCCTGCCGTCGAGCCTCCGCTCTATCAAGGTGATCCACCGCGTTAGTGCAGAGCTAGCCCGGCACGCCGTGATCGACGTCGTGAACGTCCTCCGCTCGGCGCTCGTCCGGCGGATTGCGCTCGCCCTCGACTCCGTCTTCATCGCCGGCACTGGCGACAACGACACGCCCCTCGGCATCCTCAACACGCCCGGGACGCAGTCGGAGGACTACGGGGCCGGCGGCCCGACGGTGGACGACCTCATCGACGCCCGCGCCCTCGCCATGGCGGCCAACGCCGAGCCCAACGTCTGGTTCGTCCACCCGGACGACTTCACCACTCTGGCCAAGCAGCGCGAGGACTCGGGCGCCGGACCGGGAACGGGGCAGTACCTCCTCCAGCCCGACCCGACCGAGGCCGCCACCATGCGCCTCCTCGGCATCCCGGCCCGCGTGAGCACGCAGGTACCGGCTGGCCAGCTGGTCCTCGCCGACATGCGGCAGGTTGCCGTCGCTCGCGATGTCGACGCCTCGGTCGCCATTCTCAGGGAGACGTTCGCCACGACCGACGAGGTTGGCATTCGGGTCGTGTCCCGCTGGGACGTGGGCCTCCTGAACCCCGAGGGCGTCGTCGTCCTCCAGCCCGCTGCCTGA
- a CDS encoding phage portal protein has product MATVAEVTDLLSRRLDDAGPRLSRLDRYYEGTAPLALAAERLRTAKLSGLAGLTTNWLRLACDALSERLEVVGFRLAGSTEASEDVWNTWEEAGGSDALALALPEALLHGRSFLTVWGDEAGRPVVSAESAHQVAAFIDPAQRGARRVTAALKRWADPDAKLARATLYLPEAVYRLASERPFTDGMSLETVRNWQTVEVVRNPLGVVPVVELANRQRLMGSGESELTPGVLALQDLLGHLVSSLAVGAEAYALPRRWATGVEVPVDPETGAAIDPFGDAGPGRLYVVESEQAKLGQFPAADLAALLAAIDAATAHLLSQAAVPPHLALGAYKGQQVSAESVRAAEAGLVAKARRRQRTFAPPVEQAARLALLVRDGRLPAGAERMECVWRDPRTEAEAAQADAALKKSQVGVPWAQLMADLGYSPETVSLMRAQRRQEALDGAGVDVRALEALLP; this is encoded by the coding sequence GTGGCGACCGTGGCCGAGGTGACCGACCTGCTCTCCCGCCGGCTGGACGACGCCGGCCCCCGCCTGTCCCGGCTCGACCGCTACTACGAGGGCACTGCGCCTCTCGCGCTGGCCGCCGAGCGGCTGCGAACGGCCAAGCTCTCCGGCCTGGCCGGCCTGACGACCAACTGGCTTCGCTTGGCCTGCGATGCCCTCTCGGAGCGGCTGGAGGTCGTCGGGTTCCGGCTGGCCGGCTCGACCGAGGCCAGCGAGGACGTGTGGAACACCTGGGAGGAGGCCGGCGGGTCCGACGCGCTGGCCCTCGCCCTGCCCGAGGCCCTACTCCACGGCCGGTCGTTCCTGACCGTGTGGGGCGACGAGGCCGGCCGGCCGGTCGTCAGCGCGGAGTCGGCCCACCAGGTGGCCGCCTTCATCGACCCGGCCCAGCGCGGCGCCCGGCGGGTCACAGCCGCCCTCAAGCGGTGGGCCGACCCCGACGCGAAGCTGGCCCGGGCCACCCTCTACCTGCCCGAGGCCGTCTACCGGCTGGCCTCCGAGCGGCCGTTCACCGACGGGATGAGCCTGGAGACGGTGCGGAACTGGCAGACCGTCGAAGTCGTCCGGAACCCGCTCGGCGTCGTCCCCGTGGTGGAGCTGGCCAACCGGCAGCGGCTCATGGGGTCGGGCGAGAGTGAGCTGACGCCGGGCGTCCTGGCTCTCCAGGACCTTCTCGGCCACCTGGTGTCGTCGCTGGCCGTCGGGGCCGAGGCCTACGCGCTCCCGAGGCGGTGGGCCACCGGCGTGGAGGTACCGGTCGATCCCGAGACGGGTGCCGCCATCGACCCGTTCGGGGACGCCGGCCCCGGCCGGCTGTACGTGGTCGAGTCCGAGCAGGCGAAGCTCGGCCAGTTCCCGGCCGCCGACCTGGCCGCCCTCCTGGCCGCCATCGACGCGGCCACCGCCCACCTGCTCTCCCAGGCCGCCGTCCCGCCCCACCTGGCCCTCGGGGCGTACAAGGGCCAGCAGGTGTCGGCCGAGTCGGTGCGGGCCGCCGAGGCCGGCCTGGTGGCCAAGGCCCGCCGCCGGCAGCGGACGTTCGCCCCGCCCGTCGAGCAGGCCGCCCGGCTCGCCCTCCTCGTGCGCGACGGCCGCCTGCCGGCCGGCGCCGAGCGCATGGAGTGCGTGTGGCGCGACCCGAGGACCGAGGCCGAGGCGGCCCAGGCCGACGCCGCGCTGAAGAAGTCTCAGGTGGGCGTGCCGTGGGCGCAGCTCATGGCCGACCTCGGCTACTCGCCCGAGACGGTGAGCCTCATGCGCGCCCAGCGGCGCCAGGAGGCTCTGGACGGAGCCGGCGTGGACGTGAGGGCACTGGAGGCCCTGCTGCCGTGA
- a CDS encoding serine hydrolase domain-containing protein, translating into MDDPAGALDRAAAETDFSGVVRVDVDGTVVLERAYGMADRAHRIPNTVDTRFGIASGTKGLTALTVVSLVEDGRLDPATTARSLLGDDLPMVDDGVTVEHLLAHRSGIGDYVDEESDLDVDGYVLTVPVHELATTEQYVRVLDGRPSKFPPGERFSYSNSGYVLLALLAERATGTPFADLVDERVCRPAGMAATAFLRSDELPGDAAVGYLTPDQPRTNVFHLPVRGSGDGGIYSTAADVHALWSSFLAGRIVSPGWVAEMVRPRSDVPSEGMRYGLGLWLHESRDTVRLEGWDAGVRFRSETDPARRSTWTMLSNTTVARAFSRLLDELVEQLVT; encoded by the coding sequence ATGGACGATCCTGCCGGGGCGCTCGACCGCGCGGCTGCCGAGACCGACTTCTCGGGCGTCGTGCGGGTCGACGTCGACGGCACGGTGGTGCTCGAGCGGGCCTACGGGATGGCGGACCGGGCGCACCGGATCCCGAACACCGTCGACACCCGGTTCGGCATCGCCAGCGGCACGAAGGGCCTGACCGCCCTGACCGTCGTCAGCCTCGTCGAGGACGGACGGCTCGATCCTGCGACGACGGCCCGCTCCCTGCTGGGTGACGACCTGCCGATGGTCGACGACGGCGTGACCGTCGAGCACCTGCTCGCCCACCGGTCGGGCATCGGCGACTACGTGGACGAGGAGTCGGACCTCGACGTGGACGGCTACGTGCTGACCGTCCCGGTCCACGAGCTGGCCACCACCGAGCAGTACGTGCGCGTGCTCGACGGCCGCCCGTCGAAGTTCCCGCCCGGTGAGCGGTTCTCGTACAGCAACAGCGGCTACGTGCTGCTCGCGCTCCTCGCCGAGCGGGCCACGGGCACACCGTTCGCCGACCTCGTGGACGAGCGCGTCTGCCGGCCGGCGGGCATGGCGGCCACCGCCTTCCTCCGCTCCGACGAGCTCCCCGGCGACGCGGCGGTCGGGTACCTCACCCCCGACCAGCCGAGGACGAACGTGTTCCACCTCCCCGTCCGGGGCAGCGGCGACGGCGGCATCTACTCGACCGCGGCCGACGTCCACGCCCTCTGGTCGTCCTTCCTCGCCGGCCGGATCGTGTCGCCGGGCTGGGTCGCCGAGATGGTCCGCCCTCGCAGCGACGTGCCGTCGGAGGGCATGCGCTACGGCCTCGGGCTCTGGCTCCACGAGTCGCGTGACACCGTGCGCCTGGAGGGTTGGGACGCCGGCGTCCGGTTCCGCTCCGAGACCGACCCCGCTCGGCGGTCGACGTGGACCATGCTGTCCAACACGACCGTCGCCCGGGCGTTCTCCCGGCTCCTCGACGAGCTCGTCGAGCAGCTCGTCACCTGA
- a CDS encoding class F sortase, with translation MRFRATGLAVAVVLTACAGNDETGDRASTRSPASSSTSAPAPSSTSVTSPAATPTTAPPATAEADGMASGTPARVRIPRIGVDAPVVDLGKNPDGTLEVPDWQDAGWWERGPQPGERGPAVIVAHVDSTAGPAAFYRLREVVPGDVVEVDLDGGGTARFVVQRLERFPKDAFPTFDVYGLTPGPELRLITCDGEFDASTGHYVDNLVVFATPG, from the coding sequence ATGCGGTTCCGCGCCACCGGCCTCGCGGTCGCCGTGGTGCTCACGGCGTGCGCCGGGAACGACGAGACCGGGGACCGGGCCTCGACCCGGTCCCCCGCCTCGTCGTCCACGTCGGCCCCGGCGCCGTCGTCCACCAGCGTGACGTCGCCGGCCGCCACGCCCACCACCGCCCCGCCGGCGACGGCCGAGGCCGACGGGATGGCGAGCGGCACGCCCGCCCGGGTCAGGATCCCCCGGATCGGGGTCGACGCCCCGGTGGTCGACCTCGGGAAGAACCCTGACGGCACGCTGGAGGTGCCCGACTGGCAGGACGCCGGCTGGTGGGAACGGGGGCCGCAACCGGGTGAGCGGGGCCCCGCCGTCATCGTCGCCCACGTCGACTCCACGGCCGGCCCCGCCGCGTTCTACCGCCTGCGCGAGGTCGTGCCCGGTGACGTCGTCGAGGTCGACCTCGACGGCGGGGGCACGGCCCGGTTCGTGGTCCAGCGGCTGGAGCGCTTCCCGAAGGACGCCTTCCCGACCTTCGACGTGTACGGCCTCACCCCCGGCCCGGAGCTGCGCCTGATCACCTGCGACGGCGAGTTCGACGCGTCCACCGGCCACTACGTCGACAACCTCGTCGTCTTCGCCACCCCGGGCTGA
- a CDS encoding helix-turn-helix domain-containing protein translates to MATQARTRLARAAVVEAARALFTERGYGATTVEAISARSDVPPATVYRLFSSKRGILKALLDVSIAGDDEAVPLADRPPVRSLLADPDPRNRVAGFVAVAAQVNSRTAPIYRILVSAAASDPDAATVLDDLTRERQQGQGRLARSLARAGALRPGLRERDAGDIVHALMSPEVYGLLVVDRGWPPERYERWLTDTLVDQLLAPPGA, encoded by the coding sequence GTGGCGACGCAGGCGAGGACCCGCCTGGCCCGGGCCGCGGTGGTCGAGGCCGCCAGGGCGCTGTTCACCGAGCGCGGCTACGGCGCGACGACCGTCGAGGCCATCAGCGCCCGCTCGGACGTCCCGCCGGCGACCGTGTACCGGCTGTTCTCGTCCAAGCGCGGGATCCTCAAGGCCCTCCTCGACGTCTCGATCGCCGGCGACGACGAGGCCGTGCCACTGGCCGACCGCCCTCCCGTCCGGTCGCTCCTCGCCGACCCCGACCCGAGGAACAGGGTGGCGGGCTTCGTCGCCGTCGCCGCCCAGGTGAACTCGAGGACGGCGCCCATCTACCGCATCCTCGTGAGCGCGGCAGCCTCCGACCCCGATGCCGCGACGGTGCTCGACGACCTGACCCGCGAGCGCCAACAGGGCCAGGGCCGGCTGGCCCGTTCGTTGGCCCGCGCCGGCGCGCTGCGGCCCGGCCTGCGCGAGCGCGACGCCGGCGACATCGTCCACGCCCTGATGTCGCCCGAGGTGTACGGGCTCCTCGTCGTCGACCGGGGCTGGCCCCCGGAGCGCTACGAGCGGTGGCTCACCGACACCCTCGTCGACCAGCTCCTCGCCCCGCCCGGCGCATAG
- a CDS encoding VOC family protein — MTTSTTLGIRTVLHPVADLTTAKAVYTALLGVPPQADGPYYVGFDVDGQHIGLVPRGGPREMTSPVAFWHVTDIEATLAAVTAAGARIEEPAHDVGGGRLVATVTDPDGNVLGLLQDR; from the coding sequence ATGACCACCTCCACGACCCTCGGCATCAGGACCGTCCTCCATCCCGTCGCCGACCTCACGACGGCCAAGGCCGTCTACACCGCCCTGCTCGGCGTGCCCCCCCAGGCGGACGGCCCGTACTACGTGGGCTTCGACGTCGACGGCCAGCACATCGGGCTGGTGCCCCGCGGTGGGCCGCGCGAGATGACCTCGCCGGTGGCGTTCTGGCACGTCACGGACATCGAGGCGACGCTCGCCGCCGTCACCGCCGCCGGCGCCAGGATCGAGGAGCCGGCCCACGACGTCGGCGGCGGTCGCCTCGTCGCCACCGTCACCGACCCGGACGGCAACGTCCTCGGCCTGCTCCAGGACCGATGA
- a CDS encoding DUF1801 domain-containing protein, whose amino-acid sequence MATGKKAATSTTKKKASSGFTAEERAAMKERAKELKEETRRAGKADAEAAVVAKIAEMPEPDRAMAERLHAIVKESAPVLEPKLWYGMPAYARDGKVVCFFQSADKFKARYATLGFNDAAHLDDGPMWPTSFALKELTAASEASIRALVQKAVRPSAAS is encoded by the coding sequence ATGGCCACCGGGAAGAAGGCCGCGACGAGCACCACCAAAAAGAAGGCGTCGTCCGGCTTCACGGCCGAGGAACGGGCCGCCATGAAGGAGCGGGCGAAGGAGCTGAAGGAGGAGACCCGCCGCGCCGGCAAGGCGGACGCCGAGGCGGCCGTCGTCGCCAAGATCGCCGAGATGCCCGAGCCGGATCGGGCCATGGCCGAGCGGCTCCACGCCATCGTCAAGGAGAGCGCGCCGGTCCTCGAGCCGAAGCTCTGGTACGGGATGCCGGCCTACGCCAGGGACGGCAAGGTCGTCTGCTTCTTCCAGAGCGCCGACAAGTTCAAGGCGAGGTACGCGACGTTGGGGTTCAATGACGCCGCCCACCTCGACGACGGCCCCATGTGGCCCACGTCCTTCGCGCTGAAGGAGCTGACCGCCGCCAGCGAGGCCTCCATCCGGGCCCTCGTGCAGAAGGCGGTCAGACCGTCAGCAGCGTCTTGA
- a CDS encoding zinc-dependent alcohol dehydrogenase family protein, translating into MRGAVLHSPGDIRLETRDDPTIEEPTDAIVRLSATCVCGSDLWPYRGVEAVDGAVPMGHEYVGIVEAVGPDVHTIEPGQFVVGSFFASDNTCAICRAGYQSSCVHRRPMGAIGTQAELARVPLADGTLVATPEVPPAELVPSFLAASDVLGTGWFAAVAAEAGPGRTVAVVGDGAVGLLGVLAARELGAERIIAMSRHEPRQRLARDFGATDVVEERGDDGVARIRDLTDGLGAHSVIEAVGTQESMLQAIRATRPGGHVGFVGVAHDVHLPGDELFFSHVHLHGGPAPVRRFLPDLIDRVSTGRIDPGRVFDLTLPLAEVAEGYRAMDERRAVKTLLTV; encoded by the coding sequence ATGCGCGGAGCGGTGCTCCACAGCCCCGGCGACATCCGGCTCGAGACGAGGGACGACCCGACCATCGAGGAGCCGACCGACGCCATCGTCCGGCTCTCGGCGACCTGCGTCTGCGGGTCCGACCTGTGGCCCTACCGCGGCGTCGAGGCCGTCGACGGCGCCGTGCCGATGGGCCACGAGTACGTCGGCATCGTCGAGGCGGTCGGCCCCGACGTCCACACGATCGAGCCCGGCCAGTTCGTCGTCGGCTCGTTCTTCGCGTCGGACAACACCTGCGCGATCTGCCGGGCCGGCTACCAGAGCTCCTGCGTCCACCGCCGGCCCATGGGCGCCATCGGCACGCAGGCGGAGCTGGCCCGCGTCCCGCTGGCCGACGGCACGCTCGTCGCCACTCCCGAGGTGCCGCCGGCCGAGCTGGTCCCGAGCTTCCTCGCCGCCTCCGACGTCCTCGGCACCGGCTGGTTCGCCGCCGTCGCCGCCGAGGCCGGCCCCGGTAGGACCGTCGCCGTCGTCGGCGACGGCGCCGTCGGGCTCCTCGGCGTCCTCGCCGCCCGCGAGCTCGGGGCCGAGCGCATCATCGCCATGAGCCGCCACGAGCCCCGCCAGCGGCTGGCCCGGGACTTCGGCGCCACCGACGTCGTCGAGGAGCGGGGCGACGACGGCGTCGCCCGGATCAGGGACCTCACCGACGGGCTCGGCGCCCACTCCGTGATCGAGGCGGTCGGCACCCAGGAGTCCATGCTCCAGGCCATCCGGGCCACCCGTCCGGGCGGGCACGTCGGCTTCGTCGGCGTCGCCCACGACGTGCACCTGCCCGGCGACGAGCTGTTCTTCTCCCACGTGCACCTGCACGGCGGCCCGGCTCCGGTGCGCCGGTTCCTCCCGGACCTGATCGACCGGGTCTCGACCGGCCGGATCGACCCGGGCAGGGTCTTCGACCTCACCCTGCCGCTGGCGGAGGTCGCCGAGGGCTACCGGGCCATGGACGAGCGCCGGGCCGTCAAGACGCTGCTGACGGTCTGA
- a CDS encoding helix-turn-helix transcriptional regulator has translation MAGNGVREFLTTRRARITPAQAGLRAYGGRRRVKGLRRDEVAMLAGISVEYYTQLERGAVGGVSDDVLDAIGRALQLDDVERTHLADLVHAAKQRPTRRRRPPAQVRPGVQRVLDAVTDAAAFVRNGRLDVLSANRLGDALYSEAFADPERPVNLARFVFLDPRSRAFYRGWDGIADAAVGSLRAEAGRDPYGRELTELVGRLSVRSDDFRARWATHDVRLYATGEQRFHHPLVGDLNLGYEALDLVADVGLTLVVYAAEPGSPSQDALRRLAGWGASRPAPERPG, from the coding sequence GTGGCCGGGAACGGGGTCAGGGAGTTCCTCACCACCCGCCGCGCCCGGATCACCCCGGCACAGGCGGGGCTCCGGGCCTACGGCGGCCGGCGCCGGGTGAAGGGGCTCCGCCGGGACGAGGTGGCGATGCTCGCCGGGATCAGCGTCGAGTACTACACCCAGCTCGAGCGGGGCGCCGTGGGCGGCGTCTCCGACGACGTCCTCGACGCCATCGGCCGGGCCCTCCAGCTCGACGACGTCGAGCGCACGCACCTCGCCGACCTGGTGCACGCGGCCAAGCAGCGCCCGACCCGGCGGCGGCGACCGCCGGCCCAGGTGCGCCCGGGCGTCCAGCGGGTCCTCGACGCCGTCACCGACGCGGCGGCGTTCGTGCGCAACGGCCGGCTCGACGTCCTGTCGGCCAACCGTCTGGGCGACGCGCTGTACTCGGAGGCGTTCGCCGACCCGGAGCGCCCCGTGAACCTGGCCCGCTTCGTGTTCCTCGACCCGCGCTCGCGCGCCTTCTACCGGGGCTGGGACGGGATCGCCGACGCCGCCGTCGGCAGCCTCCGGGCCGAGGCCGGGCGCGACCCCTACGGCCGCGAGCTGACCGAGCTCGTCGGCCGGCTGTCGGTGCGGAGCGACGACTTCCGGGCCCGCTGGGCGACCCACGACGTCCGCCTCTACGCCACCGGCGAGCAGCGGTTCCACCACCCCCTCGTCGGCGACCTGAACCTGGGCTACGAAGCGCTCGACCTCGTCGCCGACGTCGGGCTCACGCTCGTCGTCTACGCCGCCGAGCCCGGGTCGCCCTCGCAGGACGCGCTCCGCCGCCTCGCCGGGTGGGGAGCGAGCCGGCCGGCGCCCGAGCGCCCTGGCTGA
- a CDS encoding nitroreductase/quinone reductase family protein produces MKRRLVRLVQKYLVNPPVRLALRLGVLPPTHALLETTGRRSGRPRQNPVGNGLAADGSTFWIVAEHGRAAAYVRNIEADPHVRVRVGRTWRTGVAHLLPDDDPHRRLRSIGHPVNAAMVRAMGTDLLSVRIDLDPPGDAGPPG; encoded by the coding sequence GTGAAGCGCCGCCTCGTCCGCCTCGTGCAGAAGTACCTGGTGAACCCGCCCGTCCGCCTCGCGCTGCGGCTCGGCGTCCTCCCGCCCACCCACGCGCTGCTCGAGACGACCGGTCGCCGCTCGGGCCGGCCCCGCCAGAACCCCGTGGGCAACGGCCTGGCCGCCGACGGGTCGACGTTCTGGATCGTCGCCGAGCACGGCCGCGCCGCCGCCTACGTCCGCAACATCGAGGCCGACCCGCACGTCCGCGTCCGCGTCGGCCGCACCTGGCGGACCGGCGTCGCCCACCTCCTGCCCGACGACGACCCCCACCGCCGCCTCCGCTCGATCGGCCACCCGGTCAACGCCGCCATGGTCCGGGCCATGGGCACCGACCTGCTGTCGGTCAGGATCGACCTCGACCCGCCCGGCGACGCCGGCCCGCCCGGCTGA
- a CDS encoding CPBP family glutamic-type intramembrane protease, producing MTPSTWPRAVRRAVAVELRQCRAELDRLRGRAGVRVPVVVAVVASVLAVAWGNGTVVAGRRLGHDDAVTLVAVPALAAAGLAALRWAGWTWRDLGLDWPSAEPPRAQPLAWLVAATAVAVGGAVVGLVAGPGDTRLAVVRLVLGTAAGEEVVHRSVLLALWAATPVGGRAVVAANVVTFGAWHAAAATHADGLRWWEVAVPAGTAVLLLWARLRFRSVLAPVAFHAGGNLPGLVASGS from the coding sequence GTGACGCCGTCGACGTGGCCGCGGGCGGTGCGCCGGGCCGTCGCCGTCGAGCTCCGGCAGTGCCGAGCCGAGCTCGACCGGCTCCGCGGGCGGGCCGGCGTCCGGGTGCCCGTCGTCGTCGCCGTCGTCGCGTCCGTCCTCGCCGTGGCCTGGGGCAATGGCACCGTCGTCGCCGGGCGCCGCCTGGGCCACGACGACGCCGTCACCCTGGTCGCCGTGCCGGCGCTGGCGGCCGCCGGCCTCGCCGCCCTCCGGTGGGCGGGGTGGACCTGGCGCGACCTCGGGCTCGACTGGCCGTCGGCCGAGCCGCCTCGGGCGCAGCCGCTCGCCTGGCTGGTGGCGGCGACGGCCGTGGCCGTGGGCGGGGCGGTCGTCGGCCTGGTCGCCGGACCGGGCGACACCCGCCTCGCCGTGGTGCGGCTGGTCCTTGGCACGGCGGCCGGCGAGGAGGTCGTCCACCGCAGCGTGCTCCTCGCCCTGTGGGCGGCGACCCCGGTCGGCGGGCGCGCCGTCGTGGCCGCCAACGTGGTCACGTTCGGCGCCTGGCACGCCGCCGCCGCCACCCACGCCGACGGGCTCCGGTGGTGGGAGGTGGCCGTCCCGGCGGGCACGGCGGTGCTGCTGCTGTGGGCCCGGCTGCGCTTCCGCAGCGTGCTCGCGCCCGTCGCCTTCCACGCCGGCGGCAACCTGCCCGGCCTGGTGGCCTCCGGGTCGTGA
- a CDS encoding GNAT family N-acetyltransferase: MWATREAAMASGDETVVRDAAPDDVRAICGFGEAHVRAHYAPLIGAAAADEQVARWWNEEQIGAAVAAGLVVVAEAGGEVVGVGQRGRRGDDHVVYKLYVHPGHRDRRLGPRLLDALTGQLPADADRLYVEHFAANERAGAFYEREGFAVDRVEPSATGDLALGVVWRSRPVPPGTGAGEARHPAT, encoded by the coding sequence GTGTGGGCGACGAGGGAGGCGGCGATGGCGTCGGGCGACGAGACGGTGGTGCGGGACGCCGCGCCGGACGACGTCCGGGCCATCTGTGGCTTCGGGGAGGCGCACGTCCGGGCCCACTACGCGCCGCTGATCGGGGCCGCCGCCGCGGACGAGCAGGTCGCCCGGTGGTGGAACGAGGAGCAGATCGGGGCGGCGGTCGCCGCCGGGCTCGTCGTGGTGGCCGAGGCCGGCGGGGAGGTGGTCGGCGTCGGCCAGCGCGGGCGCCGGGGTGACGACCACGTCGTCTACAAGCTCTACGTCCACCCCGGGCATCGCGACCGCCGGCTCGGCCCGCGGCTGCTCGACGCGCTCACCGGGCAGCTGCCGGCCGACGCCGACCGGCTGTACGTCGAGCACTTCGCGGCCAACGAGCGGGCCGGCGCCTTCTACGAGCGCGAGGGCTTCGCCGTCGACCGGGTGGAGCCGAGCGCCACCGGCGACCTCGCCCTCGGCGTCGTGTGGCGCTCGCGCCCGGTCCCGCCGGGGACCGGCGCAGGGGAGGCCCGTCACCCGGCGACGTGA